In Photobacterium angustum, the following proteins share a genomic window:
- the accC gene encoding acetyl-CoA carboxylase biotin carboxylase subunit, translated as MLDKLVIANRGEIALRILRACKELGIKTVAVHSTADRDLKHVLLADESVCIGPARGIDSYLNIPRIISAAEITGAVAIHPGYGFLSENADFAEQVERSGFIFVGPKADTIRLMGDKVSAITAMKKAGVPCVPGSDGPLDDDEAKNKSFAKRIGYPVIIKASGGGGGRGMRVVRSENELTEAIAMTRAEAKSCFNNDMVYMEKYLENPRHIEVQVLADGQGGAIHLGERDCSMQRRHQKVVEEAPAPGITEEMRKYIGERCTRACLEINYRGAGTFEFLYENGEFYFIEMNTRIQVEHPVTEMVTGVDLIKEQLRIAAGQPLSFSQSDIQIRGHAIECRINAEDPERFLPCPGTIERFHAPGGMGIRWESHIYSGYTVPPYYDSMIGKLIAYGENRDVAISRMRNALSEMIIDGIKTNVPLQQDIMADENFQKGGANIHYLEKKLGLQ; from the coding sequence ATGTTAGATAAATTAGTAATTGCAAACCGAGGTGAAATTGCACTTCGTATCTTGCGCGCTTGTAAAGAGCTAGGGATTAAAACGGTTGCGGTTCACTCAACCGCTGACCGCGATCTTAAGCACGTTCTACTTGCTGACGAGTCAGTATGTATTGGTCCTGCACGCGGTATCGATAGTTACTTAAATATTCCTCGTATTATCAGTGCAGCTGAAATTACAGGGGCAGTCGCTATCCACCCAGGCTACGGTTTCCTTTCTGAAAATGCTGACTTCGCAGAACAAGTTGAGCGTTCAGGCTTTATTTTCGTAGGTCCAAAAGCTGACACTATTCGTCTAATGGGCGATAAAGTTTCTGCTATTACGGCAATGAAAAAAGCTGGTGTACCTTGTGTACCTGGCTCTGACGGCCCACTTGATGACGATGAAGCAAAGAACAAATCTTTTGCTAAACGTATCGGTTATCCTGTGATCATCAAAGCATCTGGTGGCGGCGGTGGTCGTGGTATGCGTGTTGTTCGTTCAGAAAATGAATTGACTGAAGCGATCGCAATGACCCGTGCTGAAGCAAAATCTTGTTTCAATAACGACATGGTTTACATGGAGAAATACCTTGAAAACCCACGTCACATTGAAGTTCAAGTCTTAGCTGATGGTCAAGGTGGCGCGATTCACTTAGGTGAGCGTGACTGTTCGATGCAGCGTCGTCACCAGAAAGTGGTTGAAGAAGCACCAGCACCGGGCATTACCGAAGAAATGCGTAAGTACATCGGTGAGCGTTGTACACGTGCATGTTTAGAGATCAATTACCGTGGCGCAGGTACATTCGAATTCCTTTACGAAAACGGTGAGTTCTACTTCATTGAAATGAACACCCGTATTCAGGTTGAGCACCCAGTAACCGAAATGGTAACAGGCGTTGACTTGATCAAAGAGCAACTACGTATTGCAGCAGGTCAACCGCTGTCATTTAGCCAAAGTGATATTCAAATTCGTGGCCATGCTATCGAATGTCGTATTAATGCTGAAGATCCAGAGCGTTTCCTACCTTGTCCAGGTACTATCGAGCGTTTCCATGCGCCAGGTGGTATGGGTATCCGTTGGGAATCACACATCTATTCAGGTTACACAGTACCGCCTTACTACGATTCAATGATCGGTAAGTTAATTGCGTACGGTGAAAATCGTGATGTAGCTATTTCTCGTATGCGTAATGCATTGAGCGAAATGATCATCGACGGCATTAAAACCAACGTTCCGCTTCAGCAAGATATTATGGCTGACGAGAACTTCCAAAAAGGTGGTGCAAACATCCACTACCTTGAGAAGAAACTCGGTCTGCAATAA
- a CDS encoding YhdT family protein, translating into MKTLSARYRQAHKEALWAIGLALAYFLWWYLSAYGLAPAIGDLSMPTLYFGFPLWFLMSCIVGPIIFTVMCGVMVKVVYRDLPLDINHEDPHE; encoded by the coding sequence ATGAAAACGCTCTCAGCACGCTATCGCCAAGCCCATAAAGAGGCACTTTGGGCGATAGGACTAGCGTTAGCTTATTTTCTTTGGTGGTACCTATCCGCCTACGGCTTAGCGCCCGCCATCGGTGATCTAAGCATGCCAACCCTATATTTTGGCTTTCCACTCTGGTTCTTGATGTCATGCATTGTCGGCCCGATCATTTTTACCGTTATGTGCGGTGTCATGGTCAAAGTCGTCTACCGAGATCTTCCTTTAGATATTAACCACGAAGACCCCCATGAATAG
- the panF gene encoding sodium/pantothenate symporter: MNSQLIIPIVLYLAAVFAMALYTRRFQSKGNFLTEYLVGGRSMGGFVLAMTLAATYASASTFIGGPGAAYKMGLGWVLLAMIQLPAAWLTLGVLGKKFAIEARRHNALTLNDILYARYKNRGVVIFASLSLLIAFFGTMVVQFVGGARLLQTVTGLSYMHGLMIFAITVGLYTTIGGFRAVVMTDTLQGLMMIIGTIALLIGIVHAGGSIGALVTKLHDIDPALITPYGPNHFLSQPFMLSFWILVCFGVIGLPHAAVRCMSYKDSNSLHKGMVLSTIMVALLMFGMHLAGALGRAIVPDIASPDQIMPTLMVTVLPPVVAGVFLAGPMAAIMSTIDSQLIQASATLLKDLYINYINPSIANNEHAEKRLPKLSLWVTGIFSGLVFIAAMNPPDMIIWLNLLAFGSLQAVFLWPLVLGLYWKKASATGAFASMIVGLSSYIILSFSKPDMNGVHAIVPTLLLGLIAFVIGSYAKPTKVETPQLSD; encoded by the coding sequence ATGAATAGCCAACTCATTATTCCTATCGTACTGTACCTTGCCGCAGTCTTTGCGATGGCACTTTATACCCGACGCTTTCAAAGCAAAGGAAACTTTCTTACCGAGTACCTAGTCGGTGGCCGTAGCATGGGCGGTTTTGTTCTTGCGATGACCCTTGCAGCCACTTACGCCAGCGCCAGCACCTTTATTGGTGGCCCAGGGGCTGCCTATAAAATGGGCTTAGGTTGGGTATTACTTGCGATGATCCAGTTACCCGCAGCATGGCTGACCCTTGGTGTACTCGGTAAGAAATTTGCCATCGAAGCGAGACGTCATAACGCATTAACCCTTAATGACATCCTTTATGCTCGCTATAAAAACCGTGGTGTCGTCATTTTTGCTTCACTGTCATTACTGATCGCCTTCTTTGGCACCATGGTCGTACAGTTTGTCGGTGGTGCGCGTCTGCTCCAAACCGTAACAGGCCTATCGTATATGCATGGCTTAATGATCTTTGCGATCACCGTAGGCCTATACACTACAATTGGTGGCTTTCGTGCTGTTGTGATGACTGATACCTTACAGGGCTTGATGATGATCATCGGTACCATTGCGTTACTGATTGGGATCGTGCATGCGGGCGGGAGTATCGGCGCATTAGTCACCAAACTTCACGATATTGATCCGGCGTTAATTACCCCTTACGGTCCAAATCACTTCCTGAGCCAGCCCTTTATGTTGAGTTTTTGGATTTTGGTCTGTTTTGGTGTTATCGGTCTGCCACATGCTGCGGTACGTTGTATGTCTTATAAAGACAGTAATTCACTGCATAAAGGCATGGTACTCAGTACTATCATGGTTGCGCTACTGATGTTTGGGATGCACTTAGCAGGCGCGTTAGGGCGTGCTATCGTGCCTGATATCGCCAGCCCCGATCAGATCATGCCAACCCTTATGGTAACCGTATTACCGCCTGTTGTAGCAGGTGTGTTCTTGGCAGGCCCAATGGCGGCCATTATGTCGACTATCGACTCACAACTCATTCAAGCTTCAGCAACACTGCTCAAAGATTTATATATCAACTATATCAATCCAAGCATTGCCAATAATGAACACGCTGAAAAGCGCCTGCCTAAATTGTCACTATGGGTAACAGGGATTTTCTCAGGTTTAGTGTTTATCGCTGCGATGAATCCGCCCGACATGATCATTTGGCTTAACTTATTAGCCTTTGGTAGCTTACAAGCCGTATTTTTATGGCCTCTTGTACTCGGCTTATATTGGAAAAAAGCTTCTGCAACTGGTGCTTTTGCTTCCATGATTGTTGGTTTGAGTAGCTACATTATTTTGTCATTTAGTAAGCCCGATATGAATGGCGTTCATGCGATTGTGCCAACACTTTTATTAGGTTTGATCGCCTTTGTCATTGGTAGCTATGCAAAACCAACAAAAGTAGAAACACCGCAATTAAGCGACTAA
- the prmA gene encoding 50S ribosomal protein L11 methyltransferase — protein MPWIQIKLNATAESAEAIGDMLMEETGALSVTFLDAQDTPVFEPMPGETRLWGDTDVIGLYDAEADMDFVLNMLKNSPLIADDFAYKIEQLEDKDWEREWMDNFHPMRFGRRLWICPSWREAPEPDAVNVLLDPGLAFGTGTHPTTSLCLEWLDSQDLTGKTVIDFGCGSGILAIAALKLGAAKVIGIDIDPQAILASRDNAERNGVSDNLELYLPQDQPQGIQADVVVANILAGPLRELSPVIKSLVKDGGDLAISGVLESQAADVSTYYGDELALDPVMAREEWCRISGRKA, from the coding sequence ATGCCTTGGATTCAAATTAAACTGAACGCAACTGCAGAGAGCGCAGAAGCAATTGGCGACATGCTAATGGAAGAGACTGGTGCTCTGTCTGTCACCTTCCTAGACGCACAAGACACGCCAGTTTTCGAGCCTATGCCAGGTGAAACCCGCCTATGGGGTGATACCGATGTAATTGGTTTGTATGATGCTGAAGCCGACATGGATTTCGTGCTGAACATGCTTAAAAACAGCCCATTAATTGCTGATGATTTTGCTTATAAAATCGAGCAGTTAGAGGATAAAGACTGGGAACGTGAGTGGATGGACAACTTCCACCCAATGCGTTTCGGTCGTCGCCTATGGATCTGCCCAAGCTGGCGTGAAGCGCCAGAACCAGATGCGGTAAACGTACTATTAGATCCCGGTCTAGCATTTGGTACAGGTACTCACCCAACGACATCACTTTGTCTTGAGTGGTTAGACAGCCAAGACCTAACGGGTAAAACAGTTATCGATTTTGGTTGTGGTTCAGGCATCTTAGCTATCGCAGCACTAAAACTTGGCGCTGCAAAAGTTATTGGTATTGATATCGACCCACAAGCTATCTTAGCGTCACGTGATAACGCAGAGCGTAACGGTGTATCTGACAATCTAGAACTATACCTACCACAAGACCAGCCTCAAGGTATTCAAGCAGACGTTGTGGTTGCTAACATCCTTGCAGGTCCACTGCGTGAACTATCACCAGTGATCAAGAGCCTTGTTAAAGACGGTGGCGACTTAGCGATCTCAGGTGTACTAGAAAGCCAAGCGGCTGATGTGTCAACCTACTACGGTGATGAACTGGCTTTAGACCCAGTAATGGCACGTGAAGAGTGGTGTCGCATCTCGGGCCGTAAGGCATAA
- the dusB gene encoding tRNA dihydrouridine synthase DusB yields the protein MQIGPYQLKNQLIVAPMAGVTDRPFRELCLRYGAGMAVSEMMSSNPDLWKTSKSLNRMVHEGESGIRSVQIAGADPKLMAEAAQFSVENGAQIIDINMGCPAKKVNKRLAGSALLQYPNLIEDILRTVVDAVDVPVTLKTRTGWDLENRNCVDIAKLAEQCGIQALALHGRTRACMYKGEAEYDYIRAVKQAISIPVIANGDIDSPEKARFVLDYTGADALMIGRPAQGKPWIFREIHHYLTTGEHLAAPSIDEISEIMLGHVQELHQFYGEYLGLRIARKHVSWYLKEHAPAGDFRQTFNALEDAQQQLDALQGYFENVA from the coding sequence TTGCAAATCGGTCCTTATCAACTTAAAAACCAGCTGATAGTCGCGCCTATGGCGGGTGTGACCGATCGGCCATTTCGTGAGTTATGCCTTCGCTACGGTGCAGGTATGGCTGTTAGCGAGATGATGTCGTCGAACCCAGATCTCTGGAAGACGTCTAAATCGCTCAATCGTATGGTTCACGAAGGTGAATCAGGTATTCGTTCGGTTCAGATAGCAGGGGCTGATCCAAAGTTGATGGCTGAAGCTGCACAGTTCAGTGTTGAAAACGGTGCGCAAATCATCGATATCAACATGGGATGCCCAGCAAAGAAAGTAAACAAACGATTAGCCGGTTCTGCACTACTGCAATATCCCAACCTTATCGAAGACATTCTTCGTACAGTGGTGGATGCGGTAGATGTTCCAGTTACGCTTAAAACCCGTACTGGTTGGGATCTGGAAAATAGAAACTGTGTCGACATAGCCAAACTCGCCGAACAATGCGGCATACAAGCCCTCGCCCTTCACGGACGTACCAGGGCATGTATGTACAAAGGTGAAGCGGAATATGACTACATTAGAGCGGTGAAACAAGCCATCTCGATCCCAGTTATCGCTAACGGTGATATCGATAGCCCGGAGAAAGCACGCTTTGTACTCGATTATACGGGTGCCGATGCTCTAATGATTGGCCGACCTGCACAAGGGAAGCCGTGGATTTTTAGAGAAATCCACCATTACTTAACAACTGGTGAACACCTCGCTGCCCCATCAATTGATGAGATCAGTGAAATCATGTTGGGACATGTTCAAGAACTCCACCAGTTCTACGGTGAATACCTAGGACTGCGCATTGCACGTAAACACGTGTCTTGGTACTTGAAGGAACATGCACCAGCCGGTGATTTCCGCCAGACCTTCAACGCACTCGAGGATGCTCAACAGCAACTTGATGCGCTGCAAGGCTACTTCGAAAACGTTGCATAA
- the fis gene encoding DNA-binding transcriptional regulator Fis produces the protein MFEQNLTSEALTVTTVTSQDQITQKPLRDSVKASLKNYLAQLNGQEVDDLYELVLAEVEQPLLDTIMQYTRGNQTRAATMMGINRGTLRKKLKKYGMN, from the coding sequence ATGTTCGAACAAAATCTGACTTCCGAAGCGTTAACAGTAACAACTGTAACTTCACAAGACCAAATCACACAGAAACCATTACGTGATTCAGTGAAGGCATCCCTTAAAAACTACCTTGCTCAATTAAATGGTCAGGAAGTCGACGATCTGTACGAGCTTGTGCTTGCAGAAGTTGAACAACCACTATTAGACACTATCATGCAGTACACTCGCGGTAACCAAACTCGCGCTGCAACCATGATGGGTATCAACCGTGGTACGCTACGTAAGAAGCTTAAAAAATACGGCATGAACTAA
- a CDS encoding methyl-accepting chemotaxis protein yields MNLSLTHASISTKAWIIWLLFAIGLISIAVLNISSTNQHMRANYERGIKQIVEGAVGVVNYYHALSSNGTLSEEEAQKQALAAINAMRFDGGNYIFAGNKEGYQIATRFDEMMGTDILSLKDGNGRRFVEELYSVGKQGGGFVDYMWKSSSDPNQLILKTSYADYFHPWGWMIGAGMNIKALNQDIQASQWLSFVNVAVILAILSLLMAYFIRSITLPIKKTVAAMRDLSTGEGDLTQRLKEEGGPELTALAKHFNRFVISIQTIIHNISDAGSQLTNSSRCLSQSVLSMDSNLNQQKEDTDQLVGSMGEMLTAVEEIAGRTVDATDFSIKAAKQTEASKVIIQRNIEESQLLALDIGEASKVITQLATDSRNVDTVLEVIRGIAEQTNLLALNAAIEAARAGDAGRGFAVVADEVRTLSQRTQESTIEIQTIIEKLQQGAEQAVGVMNQGAEKAQNASKISESAGEALNLIVEEVHAIQGMNQQISAATEQQSLTVNSINQNVASLNDSSISLSTESNQMSSSSEELNQISEDLMVTIQRFKLH; encoded by the coding sequence ATGAATCTATCGTTAACACATGCATCAATTAGTACCAAAGCTTGGATCATATGGCTGTTATTTGCCATCGGTCTTATTTCTATTGCTGTATTAAATATTTCCTCAACTAATCAACATATGCGAGCTAATTATGAGAGAGGTATTAAGCAGATAGTAGAAGGGGCGGTAGGAGTTGTTAATTACTATCATGCACTTAGCTCCAATGGCACATTGAGCGAAGAAGAAGCGCAAAAACAGGCACTGGCCGCAATTAACGCAATGCGTTTTGATGGCGGAAATTATATTTTTGCGGGAAATAAAGAAGGCTATCAAATAGCGACCCGTTTTGACGAAATGATGGGGACTGACATTCTGTCATTAAAAGACGGTAATGGACGACGATTTGTCGAAGAGCTTTACAGTGTCGGTAAGCAAGGCGGTGGTTTTGTTGATTATATGTGGAAGTCATCGTCAGATCCTAATCAACTGATTTTAAAAACGAGCTATGCCGATTATTTTCATCCTTGGGGCTGGATGATTGGCGCGGGAATGAATATCAAAGCCTTAAACCAAGATATTCAAGCCAGCCAATGGCTATCGTTTGTGAACGTTGCTGTTATTTTGGCAATACTATCATTATTGATGGCGTATTTTATTCGTAGCATTACTTTGCCAATTAAAAAAACTGTTGCTGCGATGCGCGATCTATCAACAGGTGAAGGTGACTTAACTCAGCGCCTTAAAGAAGAAGGCGGGCCTGAATTAACGGCACTTGCGAAACATTTTAATCGTTTTGTTATTTCTATTCAGACCATTATCCACAATATTAGTGATGCAGGCTCACAACTGACTAACTCTTCGCGTTGTTTATCACAGTCAGTGTTATCGATGGATAGTAATTTAAACCAACAAAAAGAAGACACCGATCAACTCGTAGGGTCAATGGGGGAAATGCTTACTGCGGTTGAAGAAATTGCAGGCAGAACCGTTGATGCCACTGATTTTAGTATTAAAGCAGCGAAACAAACAGAAGCCAGTAAAGTGATTATTCAGCGTAATATTGAAGAGTCACAATTGCTCGCATTAGATATTGGTGAAGCTAGTAAAGTGATCACCCAACTTGCAACAGATAGCCGCAATGTCGATACCGTATTGGAAGTGATACGTGGTATTGCAGAGCAGACTAACTTATTAGCGTTAAATGCTGCGATAGAAGCTGCAAGAGCAGGCGATGCTGGGCGAGGCTTTGCAGTTGTTGCTGATGAAGTTCGCACGTTATCACAGCGCACACAAGAGTCGACGATTGAAATTCAAACTATTATTGAAAAATTACAACAAGGTGCGGAGCAAGCGGTTGGTGTCATGAATCAGGGGGCTGAAAAAGCACAAAATGCGTCAAAGATTTCTGAATCAGCAGGGGAAGCTCTGAATTTAATTGTTGAAGAGGTTCATGCGATACAAGGGATGAATCAACAGATCTCAGCCGCAACAGAGCAGCAATCTTTAACCGTTAATAGTATTAATCAAAATGTGGCAAGTTTGAATGATAGCTCGATATCATTGTCGACTGAATCCAATCAGATGTCGTCATCGAGTGAAGAGCTCAATCAAATTTCGGAAGATCTGATGGTGACGATTCAGCGTTTTAAACTGCATTAA
- a CDS encoding MalY/PatB family protein, with amino-acid sequence MFDFSTPVNRYGTYCTQWDYVEDRFGEADLLPFTISDMDFAVAPCIEKALSERLAHGVFGYSRWNHDDFKSAITGWFSRRYHSPINPEHIVYGPSVIYIISQLVMQWTKQGEGVLIHTPAYDAFGNMLAANDRLMLTSPLLKTAGGSYEIDWAQFEAQAAKPECKVLLLCSPQNPTGRVWTRDELSRMAQICLQYQVKVISDDIHMDMAFNDYIPWPEVALDDNWALVSSGSKSFNIPALTGAYAFIADQTVRERYLTQLKAAHGLSSPSILGVIGHIAAYNQGEIWLDSLKDYLQANLRYVAEQLNQAFPELNYQVPEGTYLAWIDLTPLSVDMNALQQRLIGHYKVAIMRGDTYGQEGQGYVRLNVGCSRSKVEIGLKALVSALHDLKHQ; translated from the coding sequence ATGTTTGATTTCTCTACCCCAGTTAACCGTTATGGTACCTATTGTACCCAGTGGGATTATGTTGAAGATCGGTTTGGCGAAGCGGATTTATTGCCGTTTACTATTTCTGATATGGATTTCGCCGTTGCGCCATGTATTGAGAAAGCGTTATCTGAGCGATTAGCACACGGTGTATTTGGCTATAGTCGATGGAATCATGATGATTTTAAATCTGCGATCACAGGATGGTTTTCACGCCGCTATCATAGTCCAATCAATCCCGAGCATATTGTGTATGGTCCATCGGTGATTTACATCATTTCGCAATTAGTGATGCAGTGGACAAAGCAGGGGGAAGGAGTCCTCATTCATACTCCAGCCTATGATGCGTTTGGTAATATGTTAGCGGCTAATGATCGTCTCATGCTAACAAGCCCGTTGTTAAAAACGGCTGGTGGCAGTTATGAGATTGATTGGGCACAATTTGAAGCACAAGCGGCAAAACCAGAGTGTAAAGTGTTGTTACTATGTAGCCCACAAAATCCAACCGGACGAGTATGGACACGTGATGAGCTAAGCCGTATGGCACAGATCTGTTTGCAATATCAGGTGAAAGTGATCTCCGATGATATCCATATGGATATGGCATTTAATGATTATATTCCTTGGCCTGAAGTGGCATTAGATGATAATTGGGCGTTGGTTTCTTCAGGATCAAAGTCATTTAATATTCCTGCATTAACGGGTGCATATGCGTTTATTGCAGATCAAACTGTGCGTGAACGGTACCTTACTCAGTTAAAAGCGGCACATGGCTTATCGTCACCGTCGATTTTAGGCGTAATAGGACATATTGCCGCTTATAACCAAGGTGAAATATGGCTCGATAGTTTAAAAGACTACCTTCAAGCTAACCTCCGTTATGTCGCTGAGCAGTTAAATCAGGCCTTTCCAGAGTTGAATTATCAAGTGCCGGAGGGGACATATTTAGCGTGGATTGATTTAACGCCATTGAGCGTGGATATGAACGCCCTACAACAACGTTTAATTGGTCATTACAAAGTCGCCATTATGCGCGGTGATACCTATGGACAAGAAGGGCAAGGTTATGTTCGTTTAAATGTCGGTTGTTCTCGTAGCAAAGTAGAAATAGGTCTCAAGGCATTGGTGAGTGCATTGCATGATCTAAAACATCAATAG
- the malI gene encoding Mal regulon transcriptional regulator MalI translates to MAKSSKVKITDVADYAGVSVSTVSLVLGNKGRISKATIDKVNQAVEALGYVRNNAAANLRSNHSNLIGWILADITDPFYTEVTAGLSDELEQHDHMLFLAQSNHQADKLIQCVQSMIQQGVAGIAFSPVREATNQVLEMAKKANIPAVCLARSAVNNEVDYIGPDNHQAAILATQHLIQQGHRHIAYIGGSSDSLTRAERIGGYGTTLMQYGLPFKNEWIIEAQNNQCQAADHVQQLLTQHPKITALLCHRPAIALGAMYGIQRVGKSVGKDNYIGQQIGLIGFDDTPEAALTQPSLTMISSPTRQMGQLAGQRLLAKMKAHNETAQQFILPPQLIERGSA, encoded by the coding sequence ATGGCTAAATCAAGCAAAGTAAAGATCACCGATGTTGCCGACTATGCCGGCGTCTCCGTTTCCACTGTTTCTTTGGTACTTGGCAATAAAGGCCGTATATCAAAAGCGACAATTGATAAGGTCAATCAAGCAGTTGAAGCCTTAGGCTATGTTCGCAATAACGCCGCAGCGAATTTACGATCCAATCACTCAAATTTGATCGGCTGGATCTTAGCGGATATTACAGATCCCTTTTATACCGAAGTCACGGCAGGGTTAAGCGACGAGCTTGAACAACATGACCATATGTTATTTCTTGCCCAGTCCAACCATCAAGCAGACAAATTAATCCAATGTGTCCAATCGATGATCCAACAAGGTGTCGCAGGTATTGCGTTTAGCCCGGTAAGAGAAGCAACCAATCAAGTACTCGAAATGGCAAAAAAAGCCAATATTCCTGCGGTTTGCTTGGCCCGCTCCGCCGTGAATAATGAGGTCGATTATATTGGACCTGATAATCATCAAGCCGCAATCCTTGCAACTCAGCACTTAATCCAACAAGGTCATCGTCATATTGCGTATATTGGTGGAAGCAGTGACTCACTCACCCGTGCAGAGCGTATTGGCGGCTACGGCACGACATTAATGCAATATGGTTTACCGTTTAAAAATGAATGGATAATTGAAGCTCAGAATAACCAGTGCCAAGCCGCGGATCATGTTCAACAACTGCTAACTCAGCATCCTAAAATTACCGCGCTATTATGCCACCGACCCGCCATTGCATTAGGGGCGATGTATGGTATTCAACGGGTAGGGAAAAGTGTCGGAAAAGATAACTATATTGGTCAACAAATCGGCTTAATTGGGTTTGATGATACCCCTGAAGCGGCTTTAACTCAGCCAAGCCTAACTATGATCAGCTCTCCTACCCGACAAATGGGTCAACTTGCAGGACAACGCTTACTCGCAAAAATGAAAGCTCATAATGAAACGGCACAACAGTTTATTTTACCACCACAATTAATTGAGCGAGGTTCAGCATAG
- a CDS encoding pyrimidine/purine nucleoside phosphorylase has protein sequence MLKVNEYFDSQVKSIGFESSGDHVSVGVMAPGEYTFGTVAPERMTVVKGALTVKLPGHVDWETYNAGDNFEVPGDSSFNVKVLVTTAYLCDYL, from the coding sequence ATGTTAAAAGTAAATGAATATTTTGATAGCCAAGTAAAATCAATTGGCTTTGAATCTTCGGGCGATCATGTCAGTGTTGGCGTGATGGCACCTGGCGAATATACCTTTGGTACTGTAGCGCCTGAACGTATGACTGTGGTTAAAGGTGCATTAACTGTAAAACTACCTGGCCATGTTGACTGGGAAACTTACAACGCAGGCGATAACTTTGAAGTTCCTGGTGACAGTTCATTTAATGTGAAAGTATTGGTTACTACTGCTTATCTTTGTGATTACTTATAA
- the zntR gene encoding Zn(2+)-responsive transcriptional regulator, producing the protein MAMYLIGQLAKLCQVSSDTLRFYEKNHLLQPAGRSDSGYRLYSEDNLSRVKFILRAKAIGLSLEEIRELLDIRLEASQHSCAEVKAITQAKLDEVDMKIKELTRIRRALKKINDACCGHVDDDASHCSILEALNDSCDTPDPIGGTKSCCSRHKK; encoded by the coding sequence ATGGCGATGTATTTAATTGGTCAATTAGCAAAGTTATGTCAGGTCAGTAGCGATACATTACGGTTTTACGAAAAAAATCATTTGCTCCAGCCAGCAGGCCGAAGCGACAGTGGTTATCGTTTATATAGTGAGGATAATCTATCGCGAGTTAAATTTATCTTACGGGCTAAAGCTATTGGTTTAAGTTTGGAAGAAATTCGTGAGCTATTAGATATCCGACTGGAAGCAAGTCAACATAGTTGTGCGGAAGTAAAAGCGATCACCCAAGCGAAGCTTGATGAAGTGGACATGAAAATAAAGGAACTCACGCGTATTCGACGCGCGTTGAAAAAGATCAATGATGCGTGTTGTGGACATGTGGATGATGATGCGAGTCATTGCTCAATCCTTGAGGCCTTGAACGATAGTTGTGACACGCCAGATCCTATCGGTGGCACCAAGTCATGTTGTTCAAGGCACAAGAAATAG